The Gemmatimonas aurantiaca T-27 DNA segment GAGCCGGCGCAACGAAGAGGGCATCGTGGCCAACACGTTCGCCCGCAAGACGAACGTGCGCCTCAACCTCGATCAGCGCATCTCGTCGCGTATCAATCTGCAGGTGGGCACCGAAGTGCTGAACAACGCCGGCGACCGCGGCCTGTTCGGCAACGACAACGCCGGCAACTCGATCGCCTACGCGCTCACCAAGATCCCCAGCTTCCTGGACCTGCGCCGGAACGCCGATGGCTCCTGGCCGGTCAACCTGTTCTATCCGTCGAATCCGCTGCAGACCATCGATCAGTTCGAGAATTCCGAAAGTGTCTGGCGCAACATCACCACGTCACGGCTCACGGCGGACCTGATCACGGGCAACAACCACACGCTGCAATTCATCGCGTTCGGTGGCGTGGATCTGCTCAACCAGTCGAACCTGATCTACTCGCCGCCGACCCTGCAGTTCGAGCCGGTGGACGGCCTGCCGGGCACCAGCGCGAACTCCAAGACCACCAACGTTCAGCGCAACCTGAATCTGAACATGGTGCATGGCTGGAACATTGGTTCGTCACTCAAGGTGACCTCGCAGGTGGGTACGCAGTTCGAAGAACGGGACTTCAACCAAACCCGCGCATCGGCACAGAACCTGCTCGGTGGTCTGGAAGTGGTCACCTCCGGCACAGTGCGCGACGTAGACGAATCGCGTTTACGTGTGGAAGACTTCGGTGTATTCGTGCAGTCGGAGGCCCTCTGGCGCGACAAGTTGTTGCTCACGGTTGGCGCCCGTGCCGATCGCAGCAGCAACAACGGTGATCCGGCCAAGTACTTCCTGTTCCCGAAGGCCGCCAGCTCCTATCGGTTCCCCAACCTGATGCCGGGCGTGGTGGACGAAGCGAAGCTGCGCGTGGCCTACGGTGAAACGGGTAACCAGCCACTGTATGGCCAGAAGTTCACCAACCTCGATCTGTCCAGCGTCGGTGGACTGGGGGCGTTCCGCGTAGGCACGGTGCGAGCCGCGTCGGATCTGCGCCCGGAGCGTCAGCGGGAATTTGAGATCGGTACAGACCTCAACTTGCTCCGCAACCGCGCCACGTTCACGGTGACCGGCTTCCGTCGCAACATCTCCGATCTGCTCATCACGCGCACACTGGCGCCCACCTCGGGGTTCAGCAGTGAGACCTCGAATGGCGCGGAGATGCAGGTGACGGGTGCGGAAGTCTCGATCAACGCCTTCCCGATCCAGACGCCCACGTGGGGCTGGACCTCGCGTCTGAACTGGGGCACCAATCGCTCCAAGGTGACCAAGCTGCCGGTGCCCACATTCCTGCTGGGTGCCCCGCAGACCGGCGCAATCCGTATCGAGCAGGGCAAGTCGGCCACACAGCTCATCGGCAACGACACGCTGCCACAATCGGGTGGCCGTGTGGTCGTACCGGTGGTGATGGGCGATGGCAATCCGCTCTGGACGGCCGGATGGGGCAACGAAGTCCGCTTCAAGGGGCTGTCGTTGTACGCGCTGCTCGATCAACAGAAAGGCGGTATGCTCGCCAACGGCACCTGGCGTCACTACGACCTCGGCCAGAACTCGATCGACTACGACGATCTCGACGAACTCGGACGCAAGGAAGGCGAAGTCCGCCGCACCAGCTACCTGCAGGTGACGCGCATCTACTACCAGCCCACTTCGTTCGTGAAACTGCGTGAAGTGACGATCACGTTGGATCTGCCCCAGAAGTGGGCAACGTCGGTGTGGTCCGGCGCCAGCGGGGCCAAGCTCTCGCTGAGCGGTCGCAATCTGTATTGGTGGACCAAGTTCCGCGGTGGTGATCCGGAGGCCCAGAACTTCGGACAGGGTGGCGTTCCCGATGCCATCCAGCGCAACCGTGAACTGGCCGCGTACCCCGCCAGCCGCAGCTTCTGGCTCAACTTCAGCGTGGACTTCTGACCATGAACGCCATCCGCAATCGCCGGGCGCGCGCGCTGCTACTGGCCGCCGTCTGTGCCTCCGCCGTGGCGTGCAACGCGGCGGACATCGCGAACTTCAATAGTCCCAACACGTCGCAACTCGAAGGATCCCCTGACGCAGGTACGGTGAACACCGCTGTCGCCGGTGTGTTGGCAGGCTCCCGCGCCGGCGCTGGCACCTGGGCCAGCACCCTGGGAGTGTTCGGTCGGGAAATCATCAACCTCGATGGCGCCGAGCCGCGCAACGTGCTGGCACTGCTCATCGGACCGCTGGAGCCCGGCGGCTTCGGCGTGGATGTAGGCTGGACCAACTCGTATCGCAATCTGCGGACGGCCTACACGATCCTCGAGGTGGTGGATCGTGTGCCGGACTACACCGCCGCACAACGCAGTGCCGTGAAGGGATTCGTGAAGACCTTCATCGCGCAGGAGTATGTGAACCAGCTTCGGGTGCGTGACACCTTCGGTCTCGTGTTCGACGTGCCGAAGGATCCCGCCGAGCAGGGTGCGTTCATCACGCGGGATGAAGCCTACACGAAGACGGCCGCCCTGTTCGACGAAGCGCGCGCCGACCTCGCGGCTGGTGGCACGGCGTTCCCGTTCACGCTCACCACGGGCTTCGCCGGCTTCAACACTCCGCCCACCTTCTTGCGCGTGAATCGCGGCCTCAAGGCGCGCATGGAGACGTACCGGGGGCGCTGGGCTGACGCGCTGACTGCGGTGAACGAATCGTTCATCAGCACGGCGTCAGGCACGGCGGCCGCGTTGAACACGGGCATCTTCCATGTCTACAGCACCGCCTCGGGCGACGCGGTGAATCCCCTGTTCGATCCCACACCACGGGCCTTGGTGGCGGTACCGGAGTTCCTGACCGAAGCCCGCAATCGTGCCGATGGATCACGCGATCTGCGGGCGTCATCGAAGGCCGTCGTAGGTACCGTGAATGTCACCACGCAGGGGATCAGCTCCAATGTGCGGCCCACGGTGTATCCCACCAACGTCACCCCGGTGCCGATCATCCGGAATGAAGAGCTCATCCTCATCCGCGCCGAAGCGAACATCGGTCTCGGCAATCGTGCCGCCGCCATCACCGATCTCAACTTCGTACGCACCAACTCAGGTGGTCTGCCGGCATTGGCGAGTGATTTCGCCGGCGACCTGATCACCGAGCTGTTGTACGATCGGCGCTATTCACTGTTCTTCGAGTACGGCCATCGCTGGGTGGACTCGCGGCGCTACAACCGGCTGGGCGAACTGCGCAAGCAGTTGCCTTCGCATCGGGTGTTTCCGTTGGTGCCCATTCCCATCGATGAGTGCAATCAGCGGACAACGGCCCTGCCTCGGGGTTGCGTGAACGTGGCCGGTAACTAACCGACCAACACACACAAACCACAAAGGGCGGAGAGGTCACGATGACCTCTCCGCCCTTTGTCATGTTGAACGAACGGTGCGATAGGCTACCGCTTACTTCGCCAGATCCTTCACCACGGCACTCAGCGCCTTCACCCGCGCGGACTCCGGGTTGCTGGCAGCGTCCTGATCGAGCTGCGCCGCGAGCTTGTTGAGCGCCGTCGAGCGCGCCGCCCCCTTGGCCTTTTCGGCGGCGTCGAGCTGTGTGGTCACGCCCGAGAGCCAGGTCTTCTGCACCGCCGTGTTTCGCGCCATCTGATCGGTGTACGAACGGGCCACCACAAATGCCGCCGGCCACACAAAATGCGGCTGCTCCTGGGCATTGAAGTACGCGAACTTCACCAACTTGGCCGCTTCGAGTTCGTTCTTCGAGATGTGTTCGCTCGGCGTGAGCTCCCACACGTCCAGACCACGCGCGATTTCCGAACCGTAGATCATGCCGTTGTACCAGTAGGCCGACCAGTGACCGGCGCTGACGAGTGCCGTAGCATCCATGGGACCACGATCGAAGTACGCGATCTCGTAGGCGTGATTGGGATCGGTCCAGTCGAACACGTTCACACCACCTTGGTACCACGACTGCACCATGACTTCACGACCCGGGATCGGGATCAGTGAACCATTGTGCGACACGCAGTTTTCCTGGCTGGTCTGCGCGGCCGGCAGCTTGAAGTAGCTCTTGAAATCGAGCTTGTCGCCGTTGCGCACGAAGATGGCGTCGGCGCCCCATTCCTTCTTGTCGGTCGCGCGGCAACGCGGCGCCGTCCCGCCACCCCACTCGTCGGAGAACAACACCTTGCTGCCGTCGTTGCTGAAGGTCGCCGAATGCCACGCCGACATGTTCGTATCAGCAGCCGCATAGAGGCGCTTCGGATTCTTGATATCGCTGATGTCGAGCAGGATGCCGTAGCCGCTGCACGCACCGCCGGCGAGGCCCACCGCCGGGTAGGTGGTGATGTCGTGGCACTGCGTCGGACCACGCCCCGCGACCGACGGGCGCGCCGGCGAACCGGCCGGCCGTTCGCGGCGATCGGACGGCGCGTCGCCGTGGCGCACCGCTTCGCCCAGTCCTTCGAAAATGCGCGGTGAGCTCACGATGGCCGCGGCCGACGGATTCTTCACCGGCACCTTGATCACTTCGATGCGGAACAGCGCGCTGTTCGGATCGACATCCGGCGCGAGCGCGGAACACCCGGCCAGCTCTTCGCTGGACCGTACGCCAGCAGACCCCGACACGTAGATGTACACGTTCTCCGGATCCTTCGGGTCGGTCACCAGCGTGTTGGTGTGCGAACCGCGGCAGGTCTGCACCATGGCCACGGACTTCGGCTTGGCGACATCGCTGATATCGAAGATGCGGATGCCGCGCGCACGCTCCTTGCTGACCTCCGCCTCCACACCCGTCAGGCCACAGTCGATGCGACCGGCAACCGCCTCCGCCGACACAAACAGCAGGTTCCCATAGACCGTGACGTCGGACTGCGAGCCGGGGCACACCATCGCGGTGCGGAGCTTGGGCTTCCGCGGATTGGCGATGTCCCACACCTGCCAGCCGCTGTAGTTGCCCTGGAAAACCAGGTTGCCGCTGAAGGCCAGATCGGAGTTCTTCAGCCGCGCGTCACCGGGCGTGCTCATGTTGAGGAAGGACTCGGACGGCTTGGTCGTGGACACGAGCTTCATGTTCCACTCGGCCGTACCGGCGTCGAACCAGCCCGCCTTGAGACCAACACGCGGATCAGGCGACGGCTGGGCGACAGCCTCGGTGGTCAGCGCGACCTGTGCCACCGTGGCACTGACCGCCAACAACGGGAGGCTGCGCAACAGGGATCGAAACGGGGTTCGCATCGGGGGCGGTGACGTGGAGGGTGGCGTGGGAGGGAACAGAGGGTACATCAGGGTTTCGGACGGGTGCGAAGCAACAGTTCCATGCGATCGATTTCGGTGCTCTGATCGGCGACCACATCGGACACGAACTTGAACACATCATCGTCGTTGGCCGAACCTTTGGCCGACATCAGCTCGTCGACCATGTTGATCGCGCCACGATGGTGCTGGATCATGAACGTCAGGAAGTACCAATCGAAGGCGCCACCCTTGGCCACCTTGAGCGTGTCCATCTGGGCGGGCGTCAGCATGCCCGGCATCATGGCCGATGCCGCACCGGTCTGTGCCGCACCCATATCCATACCGGCGTGATGCGCGTGCGCCATCTGCTCCATGTTGCCCGACGGCACCTCCTTCTTGCGGGTGCGCAGCCAGCTCTGCATGAACGCGATCTCGTCGGTTTGTGCCACCGAGATACGCCCAGCCAGCACCTTCACTTCAGAACTGGCACCATTGGCTTCGGCAAAGGAGGACATGGTCACCGCCTGCGCATGGTGACCGATCATGCCCTGCATGAACGAAACATCGGCGGCCGTATACGGCGGAATACCGCCGTCGAGCGCGGCCATCTGCGCCGGCGTCAGTGGGCGCTTGGCCGCTGGCGTGCCCGACGCACAGGCGCCGAACAACACCAGCGAGCCAAGTATCAACAGGCGGTGCGTGTGTGTGCGAATGTTCATGAGCTCACCTAAGGGAATCACTTGGGCTTGCGGGCCTTCCACATGGCCAACAGCTCCGCCTCACGGGCCGGCGAGAAACCGGTCTTGGGCGCGGCCTGCCGTTCGGCGGGCAGCGTCTTCCACCAAGCCAGTGTATCGCGCGCCGTGTCTTCCATCGGACGAATGGTCAGTCCGGCCTTGAGCTCCGGTGTCAGATCGAAGCGGGCAAAACCCGCCGTACGGCCACGCATCACCTGAAACACGGGCAGTTCACGTCCATAAGGCGCATGGCCTTGTTCACGCAGGAAGTCGGCATCGACCCAGGTGTAACTGGGATTGGCGCCAACACCCTTCTGCACCCGGGCGAGGAACTCCTTGAACGGCATGCCCCCCTGTGGGCCAACGCCGTTGAACACGCCGAAGGTGCGGCTCTCGCAGAGCGTGACGCAGAACTTCATGAGATCGCGTACATCGATGATCTGCACGTGATCGCTGCCATCGCCCGGCGCGAGCATCTCACCACCACGCGCCGCGCGCACCGGCCAGTACGTGAACCGATCCGTGTCGTCTTCCGGTCCGACAATGAGTCCGGGACGTACCACCGTCACGCGCCCCGGCATGGCCGCGTGCGCCGCTTTCTCGGCATACGCCTTGGCGTGGCCATAGGTGAGCGGCTTGCCGGCTTCGATGGGCGAGTTCTCGAGCGTCAGCACCGGCGCATTGCTGTTCATCGGCACGGAGCTCAGGTCATAGTAGACCGAGCGCGTGGAGATGAAGAGATACTGGTCGACGGAGTCGCGCAGCACTTCGGTGGACAGCTTCACCCACTCCGGAGCACTGGAGAGCGACGCCGATTCGTCGATGACCGCGTCCCACTTGCGGCCCTTCAAGGCGCTCAAGTCACTGGCGCGATCGCCCGCGAGCTCCTCGACGTCCTTGCCGAACATGCCCTTCCCGCTGCGACCACGATTGAAGATCGTGACTTGATGTCCGCGCTTGAGTGCTTCGCGCACGTTGTGCGGTCCGACAAAGCCGGTACCGCCGAGCACGAGGATCTTCTTGGGGGCCGGTGCCCATGCAGGCGCTGCACGCAGCAATCCTGGGGCGAGTGAGGCGGCAGAGGCGGCGCCCAGGGCGGCAAGCCCGGTACCGAGGAACTCGCGGCGGTTGTACATGGTGGGCAGGGCGTGGGTTCAGGGGCACAGCGCTGATCCCAAGTGTACGACGCCATTCACCGAAACGTTAGAAGCACTCGCGGGTGAGCCCCGGCGGCTCACCCCGTCCAAGGTACCCCTCGGCTCACGCGGCGCCTGGCGTCACCAGCGCACCGCTGTAGAGCACGGTGCCTGCCGTTACCGCGTTGGCGCCCTGTCCGCCGTACTTGTTGACGATCTTCAGTGTGGCGTTTTTGTACTTGAAGACCAGCTTGCCGTACTTGTTGGATTCGTCACCCTGCGGCAGGTGCGTGCGGGCCTGCTGCAATTGCGCCTGGATGTCCTTGATGCCGTCGAACTGACGCTTGCCTTCATCGGTCTTTTTGAATTCGCCGCCGCCGCCGTGCAGCTTGGCATCCTGTGTGAAGGTCCGGCTGGCTTCCGCGAGCTCCATGTTGATGTCGATGAGCTCTTCCCGCTCGATCAGCGCATGTCCGGTCTGCGCGTTGTGCTGGATCTTGCCGGTGACGGCGCTCACGAGCGGATTGAACCCGAGCTGCACCAACTCATACACCAGGCGATACGCAAAGCTGGTCTTGAGGTCATTGATCCCCATGGCCCCCTGATGGTTCACGTTCGCGCTGCGGTAGTCCTTGCAGCGCGCGCCATAACACATGACCAGCGCGATCTTCTGGTGATCCTTCCGAGGGAGCACGCCCGACAGGAACGCCGCGAGTTGCGCGCTGCTGCACAGGTTGACCACACCCACCTTGCCGATGGCGTTGGTGTAGGCCGTATCGGTGGTGCGGGGATCGCCATGAAGCACCAGATACACCTTCTCCGCCGATGCACAGGCCTGCCGAATGGTCTGCAGCGTGGTGGCATCGGTTGTGAACCCCACCATGGGTAGCTCTTGCACACACCGGTGCTCATTCACCTTGTGCTTGCCCAAAAACATGCGACCCAACCCTGAGCGCTGTTTTCGAGTCTCATAACGGTGGGTCAAGGCAAGAATGGTGCTGTCGGCGGCGCCTTTGGCGGTGCTGCCGATTTTGTCTTCGAAGTTGAGCACGACGTAACTCGACACGGCGATCCTGGGCTCGGGAATCTTCGGACGCCAGACGGACATGGAGACTGGATCTGGCAGACCATGATGTTACTCCCAAAATGGATCGTTCGCGAAGCGCTGCGGTCGCTCTGCCTGGCAACGGGGGTCACTCAGAAACACTGCGTCACCACCACAGCACGGATGGACACCAGAAAGACAGAAACCCGTAGATCGCTCATCCGTAGGCACCCCAAAGGACCACCGCGTACCAATTTTCTCTCCAATGCCGGGACGATGCCCACTGCCATTCCCCATGCGTTGTTGTTGTCGCTGACCGTTGTCGCGAGTTCGGCGCTGCTGGCACCCTCCGCTTTGGAGGGTCAACCGGCCACCTGCCGGACTTCGTTGGATTCGCTGGATAGCAAAGTCCGCACCAACTACGCCGGCCATCTGCTCGAAGTGACCGGCAACCGTGCGCAGGCGCACACGAACCTGCTGCACTCGCTGCGGGGGCGTGCTGACACCACGCCGTTTCGCACATGTTATCCGGTGCTGTCGGCATATACGCAGTGGTATGCCGATCCACACTTGTTCGTCTTTCAGAGCCAGAGTGCCGACACGGCCACGGCGCATGACGTGCAGTCTCGTCTGCGACACATGGCTCTCACGGAGGAGGAGCTTCGGGCCTCGATCGTGCGACGCAGGAAAGTCGATGCCATCGAGGGTATCTGGTACGAAGGGAACCTGCGGCTCGGCGTTGTCCCGGATCCCTCGGGAAGTCCGGGTGCCTATGTTGCCGTGGTGCTGACAGCGGATACCGTCAGTTGGCCCGTCGGCACGGTGCGAGCGGAGATTCAACGCATGGCGCCAGACCGGTATCGTGTGAAGCTCTGGACACGGGCCTTTGCGGAGATCGACCTGTTGGCCACCCTGCACCGCAACGATCTGCTGCGCCTCTCACCAGGCATCTGGGGCAAGGCCTATCCGACCGATGCGCGGCGAGCAGACATGCTCGATCCGGTCGATGCCCATCGTCCGACCGTCGTCGTACGACAGCGTTCGGTCGTGGTCTCCATTCCCTCACACGATCCGCAATACACACGCCGTCTCGACAGCCTGATCGGTGCGCATGATGAAGCGATACGATCCCGTCCCCTTCTGATCGTCGATCTTCGCGGTAACGAAGGCGGCGGCGCCGGCACCACCCGCGCGCTCAATCCGTACCTGGCCAGCACCACACGCAAACCCACGCCTTACGACAGCGGTACGGCCGTGATGCTCGCGTCGCCAGCCCAGTTGGCCTACGCACGCCGAATCGTTGGCGGCGACACCAGTGCCGCAGCCCGACGCATCCTGCAACGGCTGGAGACGGAAACGGGATCGCTGGTGCCGCTCGACGGCTTGCCGGGGAGTACGGGCGTTGAACCCAGTCATGCCGGTAACTGGCGCGTGGCGGTCATGGTCGATGGGGGCACAGTGAGCGCCGCGGAGGTGCTCGTTCTCAAAGCACTGCGGAGCACCAGGGCAGTGGTGATTGGAGAGGCAACCGCGGGCGCACTCGACTACCAGAGCACACAGGTCATTTCCTTGGGCACGGGCGATCGCCGTTGGGCGTTGGGCTATCCCACCATCACGGCGCATGCCGATCTGCCGTTGCGTGGCATGCGGGGCAAAGGCATTGCCCCAGCAGTGCGGGTGCGATGGTCCTCCGTTGCCGATCCCATCACCGAGATGGAGCGCCGATTTGCGAAGTGACCGCCGCCAAGAATTGCGCTGATGTCACCTCCTCCCGTTTCGCTGGCGCAATACCGTGCGATGCACATCATTCATATCATCACCGATCATCGCACGCGATAGTGGTCCGCACCCCACCACGATGCCTCGAGAGTTGCTGTGAAGAAGATGGTCGCCGTCGCATCACCAGACGCCTACGTGCAAGGCTTGGATGGCTGGCGTCTGGAGCTGGTCACGACATTGCGCGCAGCCGTGCGTGCATCCAAAGCACTGAGTGAAGCCGTGAAGTGGGGACACCTCGTGTACTCCACAGAGAATCCCGTCTTGCTTATCCGCGCGGAAGACGAGCGTGTCCTCTTCGGCTTCTGGCGAGGTCAGCGATTGCAAGACATTGAACCACGCCTGCGACCCGGGGGCAAGTTCGAAATGGCGACGCTCGAACTGCGGGAAGGCATGAACATTCCTGCTGCTCGAGCCCGTCGCCTGGTCAAGGCCGCACTCGAACTCGATGCGACACTGGGCGATCCTCGACTGGCGTCGCCCAAGGTGCGAGCGAAAAAAGCCGCTGCGCTGAAAAAGCGATCCAGGTAGCGCTCACCCTCACCTACCGGCAATGGTCCTAATTCGTCAGATACGCTCCCTGTGTGGCTTGACCGCGGTTGTACTGCTTGGAGGATGTGACAACCCCTTCGGAAGCAGAGACTGCACGCTCATCGGATGTGTTGGTGGGCTCCGCGTCACGCTGGACGCCCTGCCCACCAGCAGTTTCACCATCACGGCACAAGCTCCGGGCCAGACGCCAGAGGTCTTCAGCTGCGCCACGCCAGTCTCTTGCGGCACCGTACACACCTTCAGGGACTTCACGGCAAGCGAGGGCCAGATCGTCGTTACGACCGCGCAGGGAACTCTCACGCATCCCGTCCGGCCAGAGTATCGCGTGACCTATCCCAATGGGAAACAGTGCGGCCCTGAGTGTCGATCAGCGTCGGTCACCGTTTCTATCCCAAAATAGAACAGACCTGTTGCCACAACGGGCCCGATGCATTTTGCACCGGGCCCGTTCTCGTTTCACCAGCGACGATCAGCGATCGTGCTGCGTGCTCTTCTTCTCGTTCTGCTGCAGGTTCTCTTCGCTCATCCAGTACTTCGGCCCGTACTTGCGGGCCACCGGCCACTCCTCGTCGAGCGACGTGGCATCGTACAACACACCGCCCTTCATGACCCACTTCATGTCCAGCGTGTTCTGGATCTTCTCCAGTGGGTTGCTGTTGAGAATCATGAGATCGGCCAGCTTGCCCACTTCGAGCGAGCCCAGATCCTTGTCGGCACCAAGGAAACGCGCACTCTGCAGCGATGCCACTTCCAGCGTACCGTGCGCACCGAGCCCCGGTTCACCCATCCACACTTCCCAGTGGGCGGCCAGGCCGTGCAGTTCGCCATGTGAACCCAGGGCCGAATATCCGCCGGCCTTGATCACATCGGCCATCGCCTGCGAGATGATCGGGTAGCTGTAGTCGGTCTTGGGACGCAGTTGCCGCACACGCAACGGCGAGATCAGGCTGCGCCACGGGAACCACGTGCGGATCTTCGCATCCGTCCACCAGTCACGCTCGGCGAACCAGTACTCGATGTTCCAGCTCGACGGGCCACTCACCACCAGCGTGGGCGAGTAGGTCGCTTCGGCCTTGCCGAGGAACGTAGATACATCGGAGTACATCAGAACTTCGCCGTGCGAGTGTTCCCATCCGGTCTGACCGTCCATGATCATGCCGAGATTTTCGAAGAGCGTACCACCTTCGGACGTCACGTTCAGGTTGGCCACACGCGCCGCATCGGTGAGCCACTGACGCTGGTCGCGACGCGGCTGCGCATACTGCTTGATCTGCACCGCGCCCCAGCTCTTGAGACGAGCCACGGTGGCCTGCGCGATCGCGTAGCTGGAGATGTCGTTCGTGCGCGCGCCATCGCCGCGGCTCACGTTGTCACCCGTGCTGAAGGTACGCGATCCGATCATGTCGCCCGTTTCGATCAGCTCACCGGTCGGGAAGACGTTCTGGCTCCACGTGCTCACGTCCATCGACGACGTCACGCCGTACGCGAGGTAAATGGACTGCTCGAAGTCGTGCGGCGGCCGCATGCCACGCCACTCGCGATAGTGGTGCGCATGCATGTCGACCCATCCGGGGATGATCGTCTTGCCTGCGGCATCGACCACCTTACCCGCACCGGCCGTGCTGCAGTTGGCTGCCACACAGGTGATACGACCATCCTTGATCACGATCGTGCCGCGCTCGATCACCTCACGCTTGTTCATCGTGAGAATGCGCGCCCCCGTGATGGCCACCGTACCCTTGGCCACGGCGCCACGCGCACCACTCACCGAGAGCGTGACCGTGTCCGTCTTCTTGGTATCGACGTTGTGCGAGAAGTACTGCTTCGCACTGCCCCACTCGAGCGACTTGGCGTCCCGCCAGCGCGGGAAGATGCCGCCATCACGCGAGAGCTGCGTGACCGGGAAGATGCCGCGACGCTTTTCGATGCGTTCCGCATCACCGCCCGTGCCGCCCCATGCCATCGCCGTCACGTACACATTGTCGCCTTCCTGGAAGGCCACCCACTGTCCATCGGGGCTCGGCACGATTTCATCGGCCGCCGGGAACGTCAGGTGCGTGCGCTTGTCGCTGCCATCGAGCTTGACGCTCATGAGGGCCACGCCGCCCGGTGCACCGGGGCGATTCGCGCGCTGCTCCGGATAGAACAACCGTCCTTCCGGACCAAAGCTCGGACGCAGCAACTGACGACGCGCTTCATTGCCCTGCGCCGCGCCGGTGGGCTTGATGGCCGACGCCACGGTGATGCCCGTGTCGTTGCCCGCCGCGCTGAAGCGCACGAGATCATACCAGGCATTGTGGGTGATGGTACGGCCGCGCGCCGTGGCGCCCTCGCCGAGACCGACCACCACCTGCGCACCATCGGGCGTCCAGACGGGATCGACGTAGTCACCCGGATCACGTGTGAGCTTCACCGGCGCACCGCCCGTGATGGCCACCTTGTACATGTTGCCCCGTGCGGCGTCATCGAACGTCACGAACGCCACCCACTTGCCGTCGGGACTGATCGCCGGCGCGTACTCGAGCGGCTTGAACGTGTCCGGTGTGAGACGCTTGGGCGTACCCGTCGCACCATCCTGCGCGTAGATGTGTCCGAGCGCCTGGAAGACGATCTTCTTGCCATCGGTCGTGGAGGCGGGCCAACGCACGAACTGCGCTTCCACGGGTCCATCGCTGATGCGGAACTCCTTGCGTGCCATCTCGGAGATGGTGCGATGCACCTTGGCCGAGAAGGGGATGGTGGTCACCGCACCGGTGGCAGCGGCCACGCGACGGATCTTGCCACCCTGCGTGATCACGAGGCTCTGTCCGTCCGCCGCCCACCGATAGCGGGGTAACGCGCCCAAGACCTTGCCGGCACTGATCGCCACGGGCTCGATCGGGTCCATCAGCATGCGCTCGGTACCGGTCTTCAGGTCGCGCAGCCAAAGGGCCGAGCGCGGGCCGTATTTGTGGCCCTTGAAGTCGAGCACGCCGTCCGGAATATGACGGGCAAACGCGAGCCAACGACCATCGGGCGAGATCTCGGGAGCGGCACCACCACCGCTCGAGAAACGACCGGCTGCGGCACCGACGTTCTCACCACTCGTCACGTCGACCACTTCACCGGTCTCGAAACTCCAGCGGCGCAACTGCAACTGGCCCGCCGTGAGGTCCTTGGTGGTCACGTTCGACATGTTCACGTGATAGTACAGGAACTTCCCGTCCTTGCTCACGCTCGGCCAGACACCACCGGTCACGAGC contains these protein-coding regions:
- a CDS encoding S41 family peptidase gives rise to the protein MPTAIPHALLLSLTVVASSALLAPSALEGQPATCRTSLDSLDSKVRTNYAGHLLEVTGNRAQAHTNLLHSLRGRADTTPFRTCYPVLSAYTQWYADPHLFVFQSQSADTATAHDVQSRLRHMALTEEELRASIVRRRKVDAIEGIWYEGNLRLGVVPDPSGSPGAYVAVVLTADTVSWPVGTVRAEIQRMAPDRYRVKLWTRAFAEIDLLATLHRNDLLRLSPGIWGKAYPTDARRADMLDPVDAHRPTVVVRQRSVVVSIPSHDPQYTRRLDSLIGAHDEAIRSRPLLIVDLRGNEGGGAGTTRALNPYLASTTRKPTPYDSGTAVMLASPAQLAYARRIVGGDTSAAARRILQRLETETGSLVPLDGLPGSTGVEPSHAGNWRVAVMVDGGTVSAAEVLVLKALRSTRAVVIGEATAGALDYQSTQVISLGTGDRRWALGYPTITAHADLPLRGMRGKGIAPAVRVRWSSVADPITEMERRFAK
- a CDS encoding NAD-dependent epimerase/dehydratase family protein: MYNRREFLGTGLAALGAASAASLAPGLLRAAPAWAPAPKKILVLGGTGFVGPHNVREALKRGHQVTIFNRGRSGKGMFGKDVEELAGDRASDLSALKGRKWDAVIDESASLSSAPEWVKLSTEVLRDSVDQYLFISTRSVYYDLSSVPMNSNAPVLTLENSPIEAGKPLTYGHAKAYAEKAAHAAMPGRVTVVRPGLIVGPEDDTDRFTYWPVRAARGGEMLAPGDGSDHVQIIDVRDLMKFCVTLCESRTFGVFNGVGPQGGMPFKEFLARVQKGVGANPSYTWVDADFLREQGHAPYGRELPVFQVMRGRTAGFARFDLTPELKAGLTIRPMEDTARDTLAWWKTLPAERQAAPKTGFSPAREAELLAMWKARKPK
- a CDS encoding DUF305 domain-containing protein, with product MNIRTHTHRLLILGSLVLFGACASGTPAAKRPLTPAQMAALDGGIPPYTAADVSFMQGMIGHHAQAVTMSSFAEANGASSEVKVLAGRISVAQTDEIAFMQSWLRTRKKEVPSGNMEQMAHAHHAGMDMGAAQTGAASAMMPGMLTPAQMDTLKVAKGGAFDWYFLTFMIQHHRGAINMVDELMSAKGSANDDDVFKFVSDVVADQSTEIDRMELLLRTRPKP
- a CDS encoding DUF1801 domain-containing protein is translated as MVAVASPDAYVQGLDGWRLELVTTLRAAVRASKALSEAVKWGHLVYSTENPVLLIRAEDERVLFGFWRGQRLQDIEPRLRPGGKFEMATLELREGMNIPAARARRLVKAALELDATLGDPRLASPKVRAKKAAALKKRSR